Genomic DNA from Plutella xylostella chromosome 13, ilPluXylo3.1, whole genome shotgun sequence:
acctatacagggtgttgcaaaaagggtcactaagccgaaacctacatgtgcagcatgctatatctaagcccgaaactgaaatcagaatttcaaaattagcgaaaaaaaagtcattctccatagtaaaaagtcacgtgaccaacaaaattttgaacataaaaattttgaaaatgatttttttttcgcgtattttgaaattctgatttcagttagGTAGGACGGTGGGGACCCGCCAATCTCCGATATGTATTGTCCTACATGACTACATCAAAAATGTAAGCTGAGAAACttgaaaacataatattttaacatctaaaacataaaacttacattttaaaactttaaagaaCTTAAAATTTGTAACTACTTGCCTACTTaacttaaaaatgaaatagtatttaaaaaaaaaaacaaaaaacttaagAATTTTAGTAATTAACAAATAGTagtaatacaaataataatattggtgATGTTTTTCCTATGAGTGTGTCAGTGACCCTCACACTAGGCTAGGCCTGTATCGTGAGTAGTCTGATAAGGAGTTTAATTCTAAAGTATTTAGCAATGTCTGACAGGTGGCTTACTAATTAAAGAATAATTAATATGGGTAtagatatataatataaacaagTTTTAACGTTTCTAGGGTGGCTCCATTTCTTAAAGAACGCATGATATTTATGAGCTTCATTACTCGTCCCGTTAGTGATTGTAGATGATTATGGGAGTTTAATTTGTCGTCGATTATTACGCCGAGATACTTGATGGAGGAAGCCCTTTCAATTGAAACACATGAGAATAAGTTATCTGAGAGATTACACGAATGGATTTTTACTTCTAGGTCAGAATCTGGTTAGGAAGCGGCTGTTTTGTGAAAGCAGAggtatttagttttttctgAACTTAGAGTTAATAAATTCCTAGATAGgcatttttatataatatatgtgaTAGACCGTTAGTAGTCTGGAGGTGGACAGATTGCCAGGAATTATCGTGAAAGATGAGGGCTGTATCATCTGCATAGCAGATAACTTCTGCATTTGATGAGGAAGGAAAGGCCGATGAAAtatcatttatgtaaataataaagagcGTGGGTTATGAAAATGCTTCCTTGTGGAACTCCATATTCTATAGGTATGGGGTCACTGTAAGTGTCTCCTATCTTAACCAGTTGTCACCAGTCAGTGAGGTAACTTAAAAACCAGTCTAGTCAGTATGCGCCTTATGCCAAGGTTTTCGAGTTTTCTCATCAGAATTTTGATTGATACCGTATCGAAAGCCTTGGCCAGATCTAAAAAGGCACCGATACAGCATCTGCCTTTGTCTAAGTTTGTAGACACTGAACTGATTAGAAGTGATACTGCAGTATCCTCAGTTGATCGGCCATGGCCAAAACCGAATCGGGTGGAAGAAATTTTATTGTTCGATTCCAAACATTTTACCAATCTGctattgtcaattttttctAGAAGCTTACAAAAAAACTGGAAGGAGAGCTATTGGGCGATAGTTAATTCCTTAATGCCAGCTTTATGAATTGGTGTGATGGAGGCTCATTTCCAGGTATCCGGAAATATACCACAGTAggagatacttacattaaatatgTGTACGATAGGTTGTATGATGTAAGGTGCGATAAGTTTAACAAGTGAGTTATTAATGCTGTCAATTCCTGGtgcaacattttttttgagTTGACGAATATAACTCAGCACTTCAACCTCATCCGTAGGTTGCATGAAGAATGATTGTGATGAACtgggtgatgatgatgctaAAGTAGCAAGGTTTTCTTCCGTTTAATTTGTGCGATCTAAGATAGAGTTTGCTAGTTTTGAACCTAATGTAGTAAAATATTCGTTACATTTATTAGTAGATTCACGAAGGACTATAactatacatacctaatattttcAGTAGTCATGTAACTATACCCAATTTTTATTTGCTGCTAGGGTACTTATGATTGATTtaacgtaagtacctaatgaATTTATGATGCCTAATGAGTGatctatttataattatatctatttactttatatcaatataagtattaataaaatgtaattttacagTAAATTCCTACCGGAGGTGATATACCATTTATTGCAATCTTGAAACCATTGAAACATATACCTATAGGCCTACCGGCCAGTCTGACGAACTTAGCATTCAAGGAGTTTATTTAATATCTTAtctcaatatttttatcacaGTTGTAATTAGACACTAATAGGAAGATAATCGCCGAAGTTAGTGAAAACTCTTCCCCAATGCTTCGGGTCTCCGGAGCTGTCGTAGGGAAAGTTTCCCGGAGGGACGGCCGTGCGATTGAACTCTTGCAGCCGAGAGAGAAGCATATGTTGTACTTCTGGGTATCTGCAGAGGAAACACAatataaatacactcacaacTCTCACgacacaagcaatgaaaacgttccagtgacatatggaacggcaatggattgtggaactttttcattgctcgcgagatTACTTAGAAGTACTTACTCAGTACTCTATACTTAGAAGACTGCAAATGATTTCATACTTTTAAAGGACCTAAAATACTTGCATGTCcatgtttaataaaattatttacttaagcGTTTTTGTATTGTAGCAGTCACTAGGAGAGCACCGGATGACTACAGGatgatgtacctacttaagtaatttaatgttacactgccgggcaatgaaaaggttgcATTCACAAAATGTCGCCAAACaacctaatttttttaaacatttaataaaaaaaaattaacaaaatattaccgtttttagttggtaactaatatcctgatgctttGTTAAacgtacttcaatgttgcagaaggcttCATTAAGcaagccttttccgtttaggagcaATTCGGTGCTTTTCTGAGTGGAACAtttattgcccgtgagtgtataaacaCTCACTCTTCAGCCAAGTTTCTCATCTCGCAGGGGTCCTCCTGCACGTTGAAGAGGCACGGCGCCTGCAGTGGCTCACACGGCACTGCTGTCACATTCTTACACGATACTGTCGCTTGCTCTCTGAAATTTTGTCGGTCATAGGCTTAAATTGAAATAGTACATAGGAATACCTTAGACTTTTATGTGGATTGCAGGTGGACATTTATATATAGCTCCCTGACTCTGGGCGTTGGGGTCTTACACTATAGTATGACTACTTTTTTGGGGTATGTAGGTAGTAGAaagtatattataactaaGTGGATATTATATCTTGATAAGATCATGGTATGGTGAAGTAGCGTTCTTCAACTCCCGAATGGTTATAAAACACTCACCTCAACGCTAGTATGGTTTCCTTATCAGGCATGTACCCTCCTTTCTGCAACACCACACCAGCGGGGCTCTTGTATACAGCGTCTACGTCGTACGAGCCCTCGCGCCCATCCGGCCCGTACCACCCGTCCCACGTGCCGTTGTGGTTCGTGCCTGGAGATTGTGTTCATATGAAAATAAGAAAACTATTGTGGTGTACCACAGGGCAGTGTCTTAGAACCCCTTCTATTcctaattataaaaactgAACGATCTTCACATCGCCGATATTCTTCACCATCAGAAGCAATTTAGGGGCCAATTTGATATTCTAATTATCTGGTATGAACCTTAGTTTAAGTTTGGAGCAAttactgatgatgattaagtaggtgtgttttttttatgtgcacTCTGTCTTCTCTTATATATCGTACCTTTGACAAGTTTCCACTGGTCAACGGTGATGGCGGCGCTGCCCCAGATGTCATCAATGTTGTGCAgcagcgcgcggcgcggcggcatCGACCCGGCGCCCGCCAGCGCGCCCCACACGTCCACGCCGTCTATGGCACCCAGGGTGCTGCgacgatataataaaattgttttctgTTAATGCAAGCCTCACTAGTAAATAAGGCCTATGTTGGACAAAACTTCACAGTGTACTTCAGAAGACTTTCACAAATAAAGAAGAAGGGTAAGTATAGAGTATTTTGGATAGATAGGCGGTTTTACAATAATGGTTTAAGCAAGGACTTAAGTCCTTGGGTTTAAGTGAATGTATTTGTTTCATGAGGTCACAGATGTCACACGTATTATCGCCTAGAGCCTGCCTGGAGCCACCCCTAGACTATCAAGTCTACTAAATATAATCACCTTACGTCCCCGCCAGCGGCACGGTAGATGGTCGGCAGCCAGTCGCACATCTGCACTGCGCCAGTGACGAGCGAGCCGCGCGGGAGAGAGGCGCCCCACACCAGCCCCGCACCGCGCACGCCGCCCTCCCATAGCGTGTTTTTCACCTGAACAAACAGAATAAACGTTTGTAAAGGTCCTACAAATGCATGGATCTAAGTAGATGGGGAAATTGTGAACAGCATTATATTACTCCTCTTAGCGGCCAGTTGGAGCCAACATTGTCGTTGAAGCCAGCTGCCGCGCCTCCGTTGTCGGTGGTGAAGATGAGGAGCGTGTTCTCCAGCATGCCCGCGGCTGACAGGGCTGCTGTCACCGCGCCCACTGACGAGTCCAGCTTGGATAGCACCGCTGGAAAATCAAGTGGAAAATTTGAGAGTAACTTTTATGTTTGTTAGGGGACGATCCGTGCTTGCTTAGTTCTATCAATCATCATAAGATCATGGAACACGAGGCTGACTTAAAATGTAGATTTAAGGAAAGGCTTGGAAATGTGAGCGCTCGTGTATCttttatttcatcatcagTTAATCATCCAaccgtaggcctctcccattGGAAAACTCGTATCCACGTTCGGTTCTATGAGCCTTTCCCAAAAAGGCGTCTAAATACGCTTACGCTTCCGTCTAAAAACAAAAGGTAACCAGTACCAGCAAACTTCTGCCGCTGCAGGTCCTCAATGCCCCGGAAGGTCTCCACCAGGCGGTGCGGGGCGCGGATGGGGTCCGGCGGGTTGCCGCTGTGCACCGCCGAGTGAGCTATCGTCAGGAACAGCGGGGTCGACTGGTTGTGAGCGCGGATTATCTGTGAATAGTATTGTGGTGAAATAAGGGTGAATAAAGGTAAGATCTAAAGTGCACTCAAGGTGTAGTTAGGTACCTTAACACTTTCTTCTGTGAAAATATCGGTGACGTATTGGCCATACAAATCGTGAGCTATGTCGAATCCTGAAACATTAAATCGGTATTAACTAGGcagtattaggtaggtatattttgtacTTTCAGAGAAGAAGTTCCACAGCATGTAGCGCtaggtaaaataaataggCGTACCTCGTCTAAAATCAGTTCCCCAAGTTCCTTTTTCCATGGAAACGTGATCAAAGTGGTCGATTCGGCCCGTCCAAAAGCCGAGGTGAGATTCGAACCTGGAAATCGAACACCGTTGAAATTTTATCGATGCTCTCTGGAACGCCTACGTGGGATAGGTCGGTtagttacctacataactttatagtttattatacCCTCGGTTCAAAGGTAGATATTCCTTCTTGAAGAAGCCCAGATGCCACTTCCCGACGAGGTGCGTACTGTAACCCAGCTCCTTCAGGTGCTGAGGCAGCAGTTTCTCAGACAGGGGCAGTCCGCGCGGCTCCATGTCGAATAGCACGGAATGCTGCATGCCTGGGTACAAGAGAAAACGAATTTGAAAGTGATTTTTGAACTTATTGGTCCAGGATGCGCTGTACGCCAGTGCGTCCAGGTTAATCCAGGTTTTCAGGTTGTTAGTATGTGAGTCAGGTAACCTGTGTGTATGGGGTGCTTGCCGGTGAAGAGCGCGGCGCGGGAGGGCGTGCAGATGGGGTTGACGTAGTAGTTGTGCAGGACGCGGCCGCTGTACGCCAGCGCGTCCAGGTTGTATGTGAGTCAGGTACCTGTGTGTATGGGGTGCTTGCCGGTGAAGAGCGCGGCGCGGGAGGGCGTGCAGATGGGGTTGACGT
This window encodes:
- the LOC105385674 gene encoding arylsulfatase I isoform X3, which codes for MQHSVLFDMEPRGLPLSEKLLPQHLKELGYSTHLVGKWHLGFFKKEYLPLNRGFESHLGFWTGRIDHFDHVSMEKGTWGTDFRRGFDIAHDLYGQYVTDIFTEESVKIIRAHNQSTPLFLTIAHSAVHSGNPPDPIRAPHRLVETFRGIEDLQRQKFAAVLSKLDSSVGAVTAALSAAGMLENTLLIFTTDNGGAAAGFNDNVGSNWPLRGVKNTLWEGGVRGAGLVWGASLPRGSLVTGAVQMCDWLPTIYRAAGGDVSTLGAIDGVDVWGALAGAGSMPPRRALLHNIDDIWGSAAITVDQWKLVKGTNHNGTWDGWYGPDGREGSYDVDAVYKSPAGVVLQKGGYMPDKETILALREQATVSCKNVTAVPCEPLQAPCLFNVQEDPCEMRNLAEEYPEVQHMLLSRLQEFNRTAVPPGNFPYDSSGDPKHWGRVFTNFGDYLPISV
- the LOC105385674 gene encoding arylsulfatase I isoform X2, yielding MGWNDVGFHGLNQVGTPNLDALAYSGRVLHNYYVNPICTPSRAALFTGKHPIHTGMQHSVLFDMEPRGLPLSEKLLPQHLKELGYSTHLVGKWHLGFFKKEYLPLNRGFESHLGFWTGRIDHFDHVSMEKGTWGTDFRRGFDIAHDLYGQYVTDIFTEESVKIIRAHNQSTPLFLTIAHSAVHSGNPPDPIRAPHRLVETFRGIEDLQRQKFAAVLSKLDSSVGAVTAALSAAGMLENTLLIFTTDNGGAAAGFNDNVGSNWPLRGVKNTLWEGGVRGAGLVWGASLPRGSLVTGAVQMCDWLPTIYRAAGGDVSTLGAIDGVDVWGALAGAGSMPPRRALLHNIDDIWGSAAITVDQWKLVKGTNHNGTWDGWYGPDGREGSYDVDAVYKSPAGVVLQKGGYMPDKETILALREQATVSCKNVTAVPCEPLQAPCLFNVQEDPCEMRNLAEEYPEVQHMLLSRLQEFNRTAVPPGNFPYDSSGDPKHWGRVFTNFGDYLPISV
- the LOC105385674 gene encoding arylsulfatase I isoform X1 — protein: MVYKLLCLFTIITSARSDSARRPHIVLIIADDLGWNDVGFHGLNQVGTPNLDALAYSGRVLHNYYVNPICTPSRAALFTGKHPIHTGMQHSVLFDMEPRGLPLSEKLLPQHLKELGYSTHLVGKWHLGFFKKEYLPLNRGFESHLGFWTGRIDHFDHVSMEKGTWGTDFRRGFDIAHDLYGQYVTDIFTEESVKIIRAHNQSTPLFLTIAHSAVHSGNPPDPIRAPHRLVETFRGIEDLQRQKFAAVLSKLDSSVGAVTAALSAAGMLENTLLIFTTDNGGAAAGFNDNVGSNWPLRGVKNTLWEGGVRGAGLVWGASLPRGSLVTGAVQMCDWLPTIYRAAGGDVSTLGAIDGVDVWGALAGAGSMPPRRALLHNIDDIWGSAAITVDQWKLVKGTNHNGTWDGWYGPDGREGSYDVDAVYKSPAGVVLQKGGYMPDKETILALREQATVSCKNVTAVPCEPLQAPCLFNVQEDPCEMRNLAEEYPEVQHMLLSRLQEFNRTAVPPGNFPYDSSGDPKHWGRVFTNFGDYLPISV